Sequence from the Malaciobacter pacificus genome:
TATAAAAAGTATTGATGGACATATTGGAAATCTAACAGTTGTAGTTGATGATGAAGGAAAAGATGTAAAACTTCAAGTATCACAAATTGTTTGGTATAATGCAAAAATTGAAGGAATGAAACAAAGTGGATGCTTTGACCCAAATACTTTGACTCTTAGTGAAGTATTAAAAACTATCAAAGAAAATATTAACTCATATTCATACAAAAAAATCACAACTTATGATAAAACAATTTGTCAATATGACTCTAGAAGAGAAGTAATATGTTCAAAGTGTGAAGAAGTTTGTCCAAGTGTTGCTATTACAAAAGATGATGAAACTAAAACATTAACTTTTTCACAAATTGATTGTCATGGATGTGGTGGATGTATTTCTGTTTGTCCAAGTGGAGCATTAGAATATACTCCAACTTCAAGGGAGTCTATATATGAGATTAGTTTATTTTATAAAGAGACTCATCCTTTAATTATTCCTTCTAAAATGAATATTGAGAATTTAGATATTGAGTTAAAAGAGAATATTTTACCATTTGCAATTGATGGTGAAAAGTTCTTAGATGAAACTATGCTTTTAACTATTGCTCAATCTTCATCTTCTCAAATTATATTTTATACTGATTTTATCTCTAAAGGTACTGGCGATGCAATTAGAATTTTAAATGATATTTATCAAGCAAAATATGGAAAAGATGCCATTATTGTAGCTTCTAATAAAGAAGAGTTAATAGAGGCTATAAATGAAGTATCTTTTATAGAAACCTCATATTTTAACTTCAATCAAAGTGGTCTTAAAAAAAGAGAAGTTTTCTCACAAAGATTACAAAAAATAGTTGGTGATGAGAACTTAGGCGAGGTTAAAACAGGTGAACATGTTCACTATGGTTTAGTTAATGTGGATGCAAATAAATGTACTTTATGTTTAGTTTGTGTTGGTGCTTGTAATGTTGATGCACTGCAAGCTGATGCAAAAGATAATACTTTAAGATTAAATCCATCTTTATGTACTTCATGTGGATATTGTGAAGTTTCTTGTCCTGAAAGTGATTGTTTAACTATTGATAGAGATGTAATCAAATTAGAGCCTATGTGGTTTAAAGAAAATATCTTAGCTCAAGATACTTTATTTGCTTGTGTTGAGTGTGGGAAAGAGTTTGCAACTACAAAATCTGTTCAAAAAATTGCTTCAATTATGGCTCCAATATTTGCAAGTGATCCAGTAAAAGAAAGAAGTCTTTACTGTTGTGCTGACTGTAAGCCAAAAATTATGATGCAAAACTATTATGATAAAAAAATACAAGGGGATACAAATGCAAGATAATCAAGCAATAAATAAAGCAAGAGCACTTTATTACAATTTATTTGCAAATTTTTTTGTTTTATCTAAAGAGACTCAAAACTATTTAGAACTTAGAGATTTAATCTCAATTCTAAAAGAAAACCCTTTAGATAACTCTTCTGCTGGTGCATTAGAGAATCTATATGAATTATTAGACCCCACTTCAAATGCAACACTTATGCAAGAGTTTGATGATTTATTTCATAATCCAATTAATAAAAAAATTAGACTTACAGCTTCATATTATGATGAGGGTGTTGAATCAGGTAAAAAAAGAGTTGAGATGATTAATTTTGTGGGAAAAACAAAATTAAGAAGAAATGAAAAAAACTATTATGAATATGAAGATTCAGTTGGTTTTATTTTCTCACTTATGTCACATCTTTGTGACAATATCTCAAAAGGTGAAAAAGAGTATGAAAATACTGTTCACTGTATTTTTTCATCAGTTTTAAATGATTTTATTGATGAGGTAGCAAAAGAATTATATGAGCATAATAGTTCAAAGATTTTCAAAGAACTTATGGTTGTATTACACTCATTTATAGAGTTTGAAAGGCTATATTTAGAAGTTTCAAAACCAGCGCCAAAAGTAAAAGTTGAAAAAACATCTTGTGAGCTTGAAGAAATTAGTGAAGAAGAAAAGCAAAGACGTGCTAGAAATAAAGTATTAAAAGCAATGGGACCAAAGAAAACCCAAAATGAATCTTGTCCTATTGATATACATTATGATGTGGAGAGTGAGATTTAGTGTAGGAATTCCTACACTAAGAGATTTTATAAAGAGAGTTTAAACTTTTTTTATAAAGTCTCTATTTTAGGGGCTTATTTTCTATAAGGAGGTCAGTCGTGCAAAAGAGCAGAAGAGAATTTGCTAAGAAAACGGCAATAGTTACTGCTGGTGCGGCAGTAGCTGCAGGTACTAGTGTATTGGCTGCTACTGGTGAATCAGTACAAAGTGATTCAAATAATGGTGTTGTATTAGGGTCTTCTAGAAAAAAAGAGATTCTTTACAAAAAAACTGCGACTTGGGAAGAGTACTACAAGAACGCAAAATAAAAAGTAGGAGAAGCGTATGTCAGTAAACACATATGAAACTCTAAATGCAAAAGTAGGTAGACGGTCATTTATGAAAATGGCTGCTGTTGCTTCAGCATTTGGTGTGACATCAGCTTTTGCTAGTACTAACGCAACAAGAGAAGCTACTGAGGAAGAGATAAAAAATCCTTTCCCTGGTTCTAAGATGGTTAAGTCTATCTGTACGGCTTGTTCTGTTGGTTGTGGAGTTATGGCAGAAGTACAAAATGGTGTGTGGGTAAGACAAGAAGTTGCTCAAGATCACCCTGTATCACTTGGAGGGCACTGTTGTAAAGGTGCTGATATGATTGATATGGTTAGATCAGAAGTAAGAGTTAAACACCCGATGGTAAAAAAAGGTGGAAAATGGCAAAGAATTTCTTGGGATGAAGCGTTAGATAACATTGCTAATAAGCTTGAATCTTTAAGAAAAAATGAAGGGCCAGATGCCGCAATGTTTTTAGGGTCAGCGAAATTTAATACAGAGCAATCTTATTATTTTAGAAAATTCGCTGCAATGTTTGGAACTAATAATATAGATCATCAAGCTAGAATTTGACATAGCTCAACAGTTGCCGGTGTGGCAAATACATGGGGTTATGGTGCTATGACAAATTCTTTAGGGGATATTCAAAACACTAAAGCGATAATCATATTTGGTGCTAATCCAGCGGTTAATCACCCAGTTGGATTCCAACATTTCTTAAAAGCAAAAGAAAGAAATAATGCAAAAATCATTGTTGTAGATCCTAGATTTACAAAAACTGCTGCAAAAGCAGATTTATATGCACAAATTAGACCAGGTACTGATATCCCATTTATGTATGGAATGTTAAATATCATTTTTGAAAACGGTTGGGAAGACAAAGAATTCATCAATGATAGAGTTTATGGAATGGATGATATTAGAAAAGAAGCTAAAAATTGGCCTCTTGATAGAGTTGCAGATGTAACAGGTGTAAATGCAGATTTAATTATGCAAATCACTAAACTATATGCATCTTCAAATCCAGGAACTTTAGTATGGGCTATGGGTCTAACTCAACATAATAATGGTAGTTCGAATACAAGAATTGCTCCAATCGTACAACTTGCTCTTGGAAACATGGGTAAAGAAGGTGGTGGAACAAATATCTTAAGAGGACATGATAATGTTCAAGGTGCAACAGATATGTGTTGTTTATCTCATTCATTACCAGGTTATTATGGACTAGCAGATGGTTCATGGAAATATTTTGCAAAAATGTGGAATGTTGATTATGAATGGTTAAAAGGAAGATTCAAATCTCCTGAATGGATGAATAAAAAGGGATTTACACTAGCTAGATGGTGGGCTGGAGTTCTTGGTGGAAAGCCAGGTGAAGATGCAATTCATAATGCTGGAACAAACTTAAAAGCTTTATTTGTTATGGCAAATGGTATTACATCAATTGCACAACAAAAGAAAGTAAAAGAAGCACTTGATAACTTAGAGTTAGCAGTATTTGTAGACCCATTTGTAAATGAAGGTGCTATTTTAACAGATAAGCAAGATGATGTTTATATTTTACCAGCGGCAACTCAATTTGAAACTAGTGGTTCAGTTACAGCAACAAATAGATCTGCTCAGTGGAGAGATAAAATTATTGAGCCAATGTATGAGTCAAAAACTGACCATGACATTATGTTTGAATTAGCAAAAAGACTTGGTTTCTATGATCAATTAACAGCAGGTATGTTAGTTAGAGAAAACAAAAAAGAGTTTACTTGGCCTGAAGATGCAACAGATGAAATTGCAAGAACGATTAAAACAATTGGTTTAACTGGTTGGACGGCTGAAAGATTAAAAAAACATCAGAAAAACTGGCACATGTTTGATGAAGTATCTATGAGAGGATATGGAGAAATGGCTGGTGAGTACTATGGTTTACCATGGCCTTGTTGGACTGAAGCTCATAGTGGATCTCCTATTTT
This genomic interval carries:
- a CDS encoding 4Fe-4S binding protein, coding for MQEFIYYNPNGLDFPISEEILVTTNLKEIENKSFLISNTNEINSELTAREIDFYIKNSQDTISQKIQNVSKLYEIAATKYDFSQDISYDQEVSNQLLLVTNQKEQYDEFISCIDSKDFELFHINEDIIKSIDGHIGNLTVVVDDEGKDVKLQVSQIVWYNAKIEGMKQSGCFDPNTLTLSEVLKTIKENINSYSYKKITTYDKTICQYDSRREVICSKCEEVCPSVAITKDDETKTLTFSQIDCHGCGGCISVCPSGALEYTPTSRESIYEISLFYKETHPLIIPSKMNIENLDIELKENILPFAIDGEKFLDETMLLTIAQSSSSQIIFYTDFISKGTGDAIRILNDIYQAKYGKDAIIVASNKEELIEAINEVSFIETSYFNFNQSGLKKREVFSQRLQKIVGDENLGEVKTGEHVHYGLVNVDANKCTLCLVCVGACNVDALQADAKDNTLRLNPSLCTSCGYCEVSCPESDCLTIDRDVIKLEPMWFKENILAQDTLFACVECGKEFATTKSVQKIASIMAPIFASDPVKERSLYCCADCKPKIMMQNYYDKKIQGDTNAR
- a CDS encoding TorD/DmsD family molecular chaperone; its protein translation is MQDNQAINKARALYYNLFANFFVLSKETQNYLELRDLISILKENPLDNSSAGALENLYELLDPTSNATLMQEFDDLFHNPINKKIRLTASYYDEGVESGKKRVEMINFVGKTKLRRNEKNYYEYEDSVGFIFSLMSHLCDNISKGEKEYENTVHCIFSSVLNDFIDEVAKELYEHNSSKIFKELMVVLHSFIEFERLYLEVSKPAPKVKVEKTSCELEEISEEEKQRRARNKVLKAMGPKKTQNESCPIDIHYDVESEI
- a CDS encoding Tat pathway signal protein, which gives rise to MQKSRREFAKKTAIVTAGAAVAAGTSVLAATGESVQSDSNNGVVLGSSRKKEILYKKTATWEEYYKNAK
- a CDS encoding formate dehydrogenase subunit alpha, which translates into the protein MSVNTYETLNAKVGRRSFMKMAAVASAFGVTSAFASTNATREATEEEIKNPFPGSKMVKSICTACSVGCGVMAEVQNGVWVRQEVAQDHPVSLGGHCCKGADMIDMVRSEVRVKHPMVKKGGKWQRISWDEALDNIANKLESLRKNEGPDAAMFLGSAKFNTEQSYYFRKFAAMFGTNNIDHQARIUHSSTVAGVANTWGYGAMTNSLGDIQNTKAIIIFGANPAVNHPVGFQHFLKAKERNNAKIIVVDPRFTKTAAKADLYAQIRPGTDIPFMYGMLNIIFENGWEDKEFINDRVYGMDDIRKEAKNWPLDRVADVTGVNADLIMQITKLYASSNPGTLVWAMGLTQHNNGSSNTRIAPIVQLALGNMGKEGGGTNILRGHDNVQGATDMCCLSHSLPGYYGLADGSWKYFAKMWNVDYEWLKGRFKSPEWMNKKGFTLARWWAGVLGGKPGEDAIHNAGTNLKALFVMANGITSIAQQKKVKEALDNLELAVFVDPFVNEGAILTDKQDDVYILPAATQFETSGSVTATNRSAQWRDKIIEPMYESKTDHDIMFELAKRLGFYDQLTAGMLVRENKKEFTWPEDATDEIARTIKTIGLTGWTAERLKKHQKNWHMFDEVSMRGYGEMAGEYYGLPWPCWTEAHSGSPILYNINRKVSEGGMGFRNRFGLEHDGVSQLAAKGSAPKGSANPDGYPEITRDNIEEVLGIKLTEEEKKKIGKNWKVDTSNIIAEKCMERGIAPYGNARARAKVWTFADPIPLHREPLHSPRTDLVKQYPSFADKKDHYRVDTRYVSEQTAQDWAKDFPVNLVTGRLVNMNGAGIENRASKYLAKLTPEMFCDINPELAGRHGIRDGAWMWIHSPEGNKIKVKAKYSHSVSEDRVFLPFHFAGFMEGEDLTHKFPDGTKPYASGESANTVTNYGYDIVTQIPETKGGLCRIERA